From Deinococcus sp. HSC-46F16, the proteins below share one genomic window:
- a CDS encoding branched-chain amino acid ABC transporter permease, with the protein MNTQLLLIQVFNGLVNGAFYALLSLGLAVIFGMLRIVNFMHGALYMLGAFTAFALGQAFGLGFWPSLILAPLIVAGIGMALERGLLSRLYGLEPSYNLLLTFGLTLLTQDLVKQVMLSQYAVSSAPYTPPPVLSGVVNLGFVVFPKYRLFVIGLSLLICLITWFVIEKTRVGAIIRASTENPGVTRAFGIDVSKWVTGVFGVGVGLAGLAGVLAAPIYSVEPYMGAELIITTFAVVVIGGMGSILGSVITGFAVGVLAAIGAALYPPIANTLVFILMALVLLVRPSGLFGLPEGAR; encoded by the coding sequence ATGAACACACAACTTCTGCTGATTCAGGTATTCAACGGGCTGGTGAACGGCGCCTTCTACGCGCTGCTCTCCCTCGGGCTCGCGGTGATCTTCGGCATGCTGCGGATCGTGAACTTTATGCACGGGGCGCTGTACATGCTGGGGGCGTTCACGGCCTTCGCGCTGGGGCAGGCGTTCGGGTTGGGGTTCTGGCCGTCGCTGATCTTGGCCCCGCTGATCGTAGCGGGCATCGGCATGGCGCTGGAACGGGGGCTGCTCTCGCGGCTCTACGGGCTGGAGCCGAGCTACAACCTGCTGCTGACCTTCGGGCTGACGCTGCTGACCCAGGACCTCGTGAAACAGGTCATGCTCTCGCAGTACGCGGTATCGAGTGCGCCCTACACGCCGCCCCCGGTGCTGTCGGGCGTGGTGAACCTGGGCTTCGTGGTGTTTCCCAAATACCGTCTGTTCGTGATCGGGCTGAGCCTCTTGATCTGCCTGATCACCTGGTTCGTGATCGAGAAGACGCGGGTGGGCGCGATCATCCGGGCGAGCACCGAGAACCCCGGCGTCACGCGGGCCTTCGGCATCGACGTGAGCAAGTGGGTCACGGGCGTGTTCGGGGTGGGCGTGGGCCTCGCGGGGCTGGCCGGAGTCCTGGCCGCGCCGATCTACTCGGTCGAGCCGTACATGGGAGCCGAACTCATTATCACGACCTTCGCGGTGGTGGTGATCGGTGGGATGGGCAGCATCCTGGGCAGTGTGATCACGGGCTTCGCTGTGGGGGTGCTGGCCGCCATCGGAGCGGCCCTGTACCCGCCCATCGCCAACACCCTCGTCTTCATCCTGATGGCGCTGGTGCTGCTGGTGCGTCCCAGCGGGCTGTTCGGGCTGCCGGAGGGGGCACGATGA
- a CDS encoding SDR family NAD(P)-dependent oxidoreductase: protein MSLPAPPAPLPPDLPVLAGQVVAVTGADQGYGRAVSARLARAGASVILIGGNSESLAAAASGLELAGGTAIPLKADVGVPLDWLSAQNRILEIFGALHGIVHLADKRAHTDFTLLSEGEWMDLFNCNVKSSVAIAQIVRRRLGGTWLTIVGPHLDEQGLHVFPQRGAIRGLVEHAHLEDLRVNLVLPSRASGGDEALDRPLGDAVLALAAPSLAHLRGVVLEVPLPPLPRVRPTEAEALLR, encoded by the coding sequence TCCCCCGGCCCCCCTCCCCCCCGACCTTCCCGTCCTCGCCGGGCAGGTTGTGGCGGTCACGGGGGCCGACCAGGGGTACGGGCGGGCCGTCAGTGCGCGACTGGCGCGGGCGGGGGCCAGCGTGATCCTGATCGGGGGCAACTCCGAGTCGCTCGCCGCCGCCGCGAGCGGCCTGGAACTCGCGGGGGGCACCGCGATCCCTCTCAAGGCCGACGTGGGGGTGCCGCTCGACTGGCTCAGCGCCCAGAACCGCATCCTCGAAATCTTCGGGGCGCTGCACGGCATCGTGCATCTGGCCGACAAGCGGGCGCACACCGACTTCACCCTCCTCAGCGAGGGCGAGTGGATGGACCTGTTCAACTGCAACGTCAAGAGCAGCGTCGCCATCGCGCAGATCGTGCGCCGCCGCCTCGGCGGGACGTGGCTGACCATCGTGGGGCCGCACCTCGACGAGCAGGGCCTACATGTCTTTCCCCAGCGCGGGGCGATTCGGGGGCTGGTGGAACACGCCCATCTGGAGGACCTGCGGGTCAACCTCGTGCTTCCCTCACGGGCCAGTGGCGGCGATGAGGCGCTCGACCGGCCCCTAGGGGACGCGGTGCTCGCGCTGGCGGCCCCCTCGCTCGCGCACCTGCGCGGGGTGGTGCTGGAAGTGCCGCTGCCGCCGCTGCCCAGGGTGCGCCCGACCGAGGCCGAGGCCCTGCTCCGGTGA
- a CDS encoding branched-chain amino acid ABC transporter permease, giving the protein MTVIPRTAARTDRERMTRAAWLIGLGILLLVLPRLIYPVLALDILAWGLFAVAFDLLFGFSGLLSFGHAAFWGSSAYVTAYLLGQGQSVPVAMLGGTLSALALAVPIAFLSVRSAGIYFSMITLAFAQMLSFLALQWTDVTGGENGLQGFERPGFLGLDFSDSVTRYYFCLAVFTVGFYVAYRTVRSPFGQAQQAVRDNEQRAQSIGYNPARFKFTAFLISAGLAGLAGSMYTFGHGVVSLEVVNWRTSGEVVMMTLLGGTTTLFGPVIGAGIVLLLRDVLTTANLPVGIVTGLVFVATVLFFRRGVVGTVQHWLRKR; this is encoded by the coding sequence ATGACGGTCATCCCACGAACAGCCGCCCGCACCGACCGCGAGCGGATGACCCGCGCTGCGTGGCTGATCGGGCTCGGCATCCTGCTGCTGGTGCTCCCCCGGTTGATCTACCCGGTGCTCGCGCTCGACATCCTGGCCTGGGGTCTGTTCGCGGTGGCCTTTGACCTGCTGTTCGGCTTCTCCGGGCTGCTGAGCTTCGGGCACGCGGCCTTCTGGGGCAGCAGCGCCTATGTGACGGCCTACCTGCTGGGGCAGGGACAGAGTGTGCCCGTCGCCATGCTGGGGGGCACTTTGTCGGCGCTGGCGCTCGCGGTCCCCATCGCCTTTCTGAGCGTCCGCAGTGCGGGCATCTACTTCTCGATGATCACGCTGGCCTTCGCGCAGATGCTCTCCTTCCTGGCGCTGCAATGGACCGACGTGACGGGCGGCGAGAACGGGCTTCAGGGCTTCGAGCGGCCCGGCTTCCTGGGGCTGGATTTCAGCGACTCGGTGACCCGCTACTACTTCTGCCTCGCGGTGTTCACGGTGGGCTTTTACGTCGCCTACCGCACGGTGCGCAGCCCCTTCGGGCAGGCGCAGCAGGCGGTGCGCGACAATGAGCAGCGGGCGCAGAGCATCGGCTACAACCCGGCCCGCTTCAAGTTCACCGCCTTTCTGATCAGCGCTGGCCTGGCGGGGCTGGCGGGCAGCATGTACACCTTCGGGCACGGGGTGGTCAGCCTGGAGGTCGTGAACTGGCGCACCTCCGGCGAGGTCGTGATGATGACCCTGCTGGGCGGCACCACCACCCTGTTCGGCCCGGTGATCGGCGCGGGGATCGTGCTGCTGCTGCGCGACGTGCTGACGACCGCCAACCTTCCGGTGGGCATCGTGACGGGCCTGGTGTTCGTGGCGACCGTGCTGTTCTTCCGCCGGGGCGTGGTGGGCACGGTGCAACACTGGCTGCGGAAACGCTGA
- the nrdR gene encoding transcriptional regulator NrdR, whose protein sequence is MRCPYCSAPDSRVVNSRPSDDGASIRRRRECLRCARRFTTYERAQLEPLMVVKRGGLREAFNPDKLLRGLTLATEKRPVDPERLRAFAYGFEDEVGVPEIASGEIGKRAMAFLRPLDDVAYIRFASVYRDFDSLERFIEEIRGLKGEDEG, encoded by the coding sequence GTGAGGTGCCCCTACTGCTCGGCCCCCGACTCACGGGTGGTCAACTCGCGCCCCAGCGACGACGGCGCCTCCATCCGTCGCCGCCGCGAGTGCCTGCGCTGTGCGCGGCGCTTCACGACCTACGAGCGGGCACAACTTGAGCCGCTGATGGTGGTCAAACGCGGCGGTCTGCGCGAGGCCTTCAATCCCGACAAGCTGCTGCGCGGCCTGACCCTCGCCACGGAGAAACGCCCGGTGGACCCCGAACGGCTGCGGGCCTTCGCCTACGGCTTCGAGGACGAGGTGGGCGTGCCGGAAATCGCCAGCGGTGAGATCGGCAAACGCGCGATGGCCTTCCTGCGCCCGCTGGACGACGTGGCCTATATCCGCTTTGCCAGCGTGTACCGCGACTTCGACAGCCTGGAGCGCTTTATCGAGGAGATTCGCGGCCTGAAGGGAGAGGACGAAGGCTAG
- a CDS encoding GNAT family N-acetyltransferase, with product MAFTLTSAPLSDLPELLSLYASVGWTSYTRDPEALACALRQSGFVWAAWDGAGDLIGLVRGVTDDVSILYVQDLLVRPEWQRRGVGRALMKAVLERYAHVMQMVLLTDDRPEQFAFYQSLGFHNTRDLVTTPTNAFYRTTQAKLS from the coding sequence GTGGCCTTCACCCTTACCTCCGCCCCGCTGTCCGACCTCCCCGAGCTGCTGAGTCTCTACGCCTCGGTGGGCTGGACGAGCTACACCCGCGACCCGGAGGCGCTGGCCTGTGCTCTGCGGCAGTCGGGCTTCGTCTGGGCCGCGTGGGACGGGGCGGGCGACCTGATCGGCCTGGTGCGCGGCGTCACCGACGACGTGAGCATCCTGTACGTGCAGGATCTCCTCGTTCGTCCAGAATGGCAGCGCCGGGGCGTGGGGCGGGCCTTGATGAAAGCCGTGCTGGAGCGGTACGCCCACGTCATGCAAATGGTGCTGCTCACGGACGATCGGCCGGAGCAGTTCGCTTTTTATCAGTCCCTGGGCTTTCACAACACCCGCGACCTCGTGACCACCCCGACGAATGCCTTCTACCGGACCACCCAGGCGAAGCTGTCCTAG